The genomic region GAAGGGTAGAGaggtcagtgcagaagaaaCACGTCAGGTGCCTTCTCCTACCCTTTTTTACCAGGAGCACAGCTACCACAGTGCACATCTCTCACTTACCCACCTCTTCAGTCCAATTTATCTGCCAAGACTcaacagcagagagcagagttGCATCCTGGGGCTTGCACATGTCCAAAACATCACCACAAACTGACAATAAGTAATTTTGCTTATAATTCTGACAGTTCCCAGGAGGTGGCGTCAGCCTTTCAGAAACGGGAGGATGAGGCTGGGGAGTCCCTGTTAACAGTAAATCAGTGCCCGAGGAACTGTGGAACTGTAGGAACTGTGAGATTAAACTGCTGGTCTAAGAACTGCCCTGTCTTCTCTGGAATCAGGGTCTGAATCTCACACCAGTAAGAGGTGCTGGCAGCCAGGTTTCTGCCTGGCCTGCGCTGCTTTGGCTGAAGTCCATCATGTTTGCATGGAGGTGTTTGGGTCAGTGTCTGGGGTGTGGACCTGGCATGGCAGGTTGGGAACATTGTCTATACAAATCAAGGCTGGGATTCTCTTGGGCATTGAAGTCAAACCTTGTGCAGGACTTCTCAGAAGTTTATTCTGCATTTGGCATTCACTGCTTAGTTTTGgcctgctttttttcttttctcatttgtcTCACAAACCAGGAGGTTGTTGTCAAGGATTTGCAGACCTGTCTGGGGGTTCCTGCCACCTTTGCTGTCCTTCCTTCAGGCTTGGCAGACTGCATTCTTCCTGTtagcagggagcaggcaggattTAAATGAAGTTCTACCACATGCTCTCCCTGAATTTTTTACTGTTCCTTTGTCTTTAGGTTGCATGAGAAGAAATGTAAAGTATCTGAGGACCTTCCAGAAGCTGAAGGGACCTCCAGCAAAGATGGAGATGACTGTGGAGACTCCATTCCCATGGATGAAAAGGCTTTGTCAGTGCAGCCAAAGGAATCAGATGCTGGCAGTGCAGAGGGGGAGTCAATGCCAGTTCCCCTTGATACAGGGCAAAAGCACTCTCTGAGCTTCTCCAGCAGGCAGGTTGGAGACCACAAGGAGAGCAGCACTGGTACCCATGCACCCCGCTGGGATTTTAACACCATCACCTTTCCCAACGTGGCCCCAGACCAGCCATGCACACATCTGCCCTCCCCTGACAACAGGCTTCTGCCAGAGAACGTGCCGGGCAGGGAGGTGGATGCAGCTTCCTGGTGCACACGGATCAACcagaagcaggagaagctgTCACGGAAGGAGAGGAAGCaatgggagagggagagcaggTACAAGAGCAGTGTCAACGCCGACCAGGAGGTGAGACGCTGCTCCAACTGGCAGGAGTACAAAGCCCTCttggagcagaggagacagCAGAGGGTTTGGAAACGACCGTCACACCTGTGGGACCAAGCTGTCACACCACTGCTGCGGCCAGAAGAAGTGACCTCGCCAGGTAGTGGCTCTGGGAACTGGGACCGttctctccctcccagccctgtgaaAGAGTGCCTGGTATGCAGCAGCAAACGGGATCACATGGAGAAACTGAACATCAGTTTTGGGGACAGTACTTTGAGCAGGAGAATCTTTCTATAGCCCACTCAAGTGCCAGGATAAACAGGGCCTTGGGAGGTCTTCTAATCCATTCCCCATGTCCTGCTGTATTTCAGTCCTTCCTGCTGGGCTGTTAGACATGTGGAGTCAGGGCCAGCAAGATGCAAAGCAACTGCAGAACGTCTGGGCTGtgtgctgggaggagacaaGGAAGTTGAGGTCTTTGAAGTAGCCAGTGGTGACTGTGGAGCTGCCAACCATTGTCGGAGGAGGAAGGCTTGTGGGTGGTGTAGAGTGCTTGGAGTGCCCTGGGAGGGAAATTGGTGGTCTGATCCTTTCCCGTTCCTTCTCCCTCCAGCTGCGCTCCTCCAGCAGATCAGTGTGCTGCAGCCCTCCCACATCCTGGATGGAGCCTCCCGGTTAGTATCCAGCCAGTCAGCTTGGAGCTGTTGGGGAGCGGGAGTGTCTTGTGACTGTCCCTGCTTGTGAGGTCTGTGaggtgctcccagcagcagtttgggagCTGCCTCGCATCCAGGGTGCCGAGAGGATACAGTGCTCTGCCCCATGACCCCCTTGCATTTCTAGTGAGGGGGTACATTTCCATGCAGTACCGCCTCCTGCAGCAACAGAGCCAGGGCTTTCCAGGCCAGTTAAAACAGCAGAGTTGCTCTCTTAccctgcccttccctctctgcacCCCAGCCAGGTATCTCCTCCAGAGGTTTGATTGGGTTTCACCTATGCCTCGTCCCTGGAAtgtgctgccatccctgctACAGTGGTTATAAAACCTTGGCTTTGGGACTTTTggttctgctcctgcctcagagTCTGTGGTGCTTGTGTGCAGTCCCTGCAGtgcttttctcctgtctttgttAGTGCTGCTTCTTGCAAGGCTGTGGGGTAGATGTGAGCCAGGATCTTGCTCTGGTCTGACTACGGGAAAGCTCtggaaagtaaataaaacagtTGCAAGGTCAGTCCTTTGAGGAGTGAAACCTATCAAGGGACCCAAATTAGTCAGGCCTCAGGAGTTTTTGCTCcctcttttctctgctgtatCCATACCCTGCAGTGTTTCGATCCTATACTGTGTGGGTGTGTTCccctgcaggctgcaggaggacCCAGAGGCCATGAAGATAGACTTCAACGTGTATCAAGCAGATGCCGTGTCCAAGTTTAAGAAGACAAACCCTGGGAAGCCCCATGTCAGGATGTGTGTTCGGAGGTACCCATTGCAGTTGTTGTTGTGGAAACGAAGTCCTAATGATCTGTAAATGACCCAGCATTTTGTGAGCTTTACAGATCATCAGAGTGTCTCCCTTGAGGGTGGTCCTgcccaggattttttttttttccctttcagttcCTCCTCCTTTGTTGGAGACTGTGGCTGACaattcctctccttctcccccgCCCTTGCATTCAACCCACACTATTTGGTCATCTGGTTGCTGCTCATGTCTGAATATTTTGGGAGTCAGGAGAAAGAAGCCACAGCTTTTATGCAATGCTTGTGAAATTCAGGTAGAACCcagtgctgagggagctgaatCCTCAAGTCAGTGCCGATCACTGTGATTTCTGCAGAGATGAATGTCCCCAGAGCTTGCTACAGGCTCTGAGCCATGGGTTCAGTATTTTGATCCTTGTCAAGTGTAACTTTAAGATCACTAGGAACAGAGGGTAGGTGTCCCCTTTCTTACAGGATCCAGAACCTGATACTTAAACTCCATAGCTAGGTACAAAGTTcagtttctgccttttctcattttgctttaCTAAAactgtccctctgctctctgcagctgtagTAGACAGAGCAAGGAAGGTGGTAATGCAGTTTTATCAAGGTATGTCATGAGCCAGTAGGATGATCCTTGttgcattaatattttcattgatGAACAAACAGACTCTGCAGAAtcaaaaggagggaaaagcaggTCAGATGTTGATCCCAGCAACCTAAAGATCTTCCCAGCACAAAGGTATTAAGATTGCAGTGGATTGGCCATTTGCCAATATCCCTGTGAGCTGCATCTAATGGGCACAGCATGGAGCAGTGTGCAGTTATCCTTGTTTTTGGCAAAGGATTCAACAGCTCCCAGTTCCCAGCATGCTGGGTACTCACTCTCAGGGCTGGCAGCCTCCTGCTTGTACTGAAATGGGTGGGGAGGATCACTACCAGCTCGTCAGGCCAAAGGGAGCTGTTGTGATGGCTGGCCAGGACAGCTTTGCCTCTGTGTTCCTCCTGCTTGGAGaacaaacaagattttttttctctttgtagcTTTGATGAGCAGATCCCATCCCTGCGGGCTTTGAAGCAGGTGACGTATCTGAGTGGGGACGTCCCTCTGGTGTTTGCTCTGGTGGATCATGGAGAAATCACCTTCTATTCACTGAAGGAGTTCAAGCTGCCCATTGATGTTAATCACTGAAGTTGCTGTCACTTGCAGAAATGGTATGGGATGAAGGGAAGAGCTTTACTCAGACTTGTTTTCCTGATTAATGAAATATTACACAAAACAGAGCCTGTGATAACTGGAACCTTGGGAAGTTGGCCACTTTATTGGCTGTTACAGACTTCACCCACCCAGATGGCTCAGGCATAATACAGCGAACAAGTGTGTTCAGCTTAGCTGGGCGTTTCTGGGCTGGAGTACACACTGCTTTGTTCTTGAAGCCACTGGCTCTCCAGCTTTCTCACCTCATGGACCACCAACCTGCCTTTCCTGTGTCATCTTTTGCTGACTGTGGTCTAGTAGAAAACACTTTGCTGGTGATTGTTTTGTCACATGTAAAGAACCACTGTGCTACACCAATGGAATGGTTGGAGTGTCACTGAGGTCAGTCAGGGACAGAATAAGCTGATCAGTGCTGGTGTCCTGAGCCTCTGTCATTCAGCTGTGCCAACAACCATCAGATCAGATTCTGGTCTGTAAAAGGCATGGCCATAAACTCAGTCACCTGGAGGAAAGTTTCCAGACACTTGAGAGCAGGAAACTGTGCCTTGAACACAATTTCATCAGCCAGAGGTCAGAAAGCCCCAGAGTATTGCAGAAggcctcctgcagcagctgtgctgagatgCATTTTGGCCACACAGTGTTAAGCCATGCTAAAACTTGACCACCACTATCAGCATGCTGCATCTGATAGTCTCACCAGGGCTGAACTGCAGCACCTCTTTTTCAGCCCAACATCCTCTTTCCCGGCTGTGGATCCTTGTTATTTCTCTTGCAAGTGAGAGATCCCTGAGTAAAGAAACAAGCTACAAATTCCTAATGAACCTTGCAATCCTGAGGCTGTTGTGCTCTGAACTGAGGATACCATTGCTCTCCACCAGGATAGCCAGGTACTAAATTTTCTTTAGCCTCTATGCCAAAAGTGCCAGGTGCCAGAAGGTCTGTTCAGTGGGTGGAAGTGAGCTAAGCATGGCTGTGTTTGGTATCAAAATTTTCAGAACTGTAATAGCAACTGGTTTAGATGTgttttatttggtattttttaaattccttttggaGATATGGAGAAGGctaagcaataaaaaaaacccttttccaaCGATGCAAGCTCCTTGGTGCGGTTCTTAATTCCCCTAGAAATGTTAAGTTATGCAGAGGGAGACTGTGGACGCTACTGGGACcctagcagcagcagctggtgaaTGCCTGCTCAAGGTCATACAGCCCTGTGGCTGTGTAACCCTGGTAACCCTGCTCCCACGCCTTCTATGCTTGGATGCAGCCGCTGCCCTGTTCCCGGGGAGGGCAGCGTGACTCAGAGCCTGGAGGTGTCCCGACATCCGCGTGCAGTTCCTGTCGGCACACGACACTTCTTCCTCATTCATCTTCCTCCTGCATGGTCAGAGGTATCGTAGCCCAGGGTGCCGTGGCTCTGCCACCAGCACCTGCTTCTgcttcacacacacaccccgGTTATCAGATGCTGGAAGTCgccagggctctgccgaggTGAGGGTCTGGCAGCTCCTCCCACGCTCCCTcgccttcctcttcctccttccagcaGTGCTTTGGCTCTGATAGTTCTCCTTAAAGCCAGGGTTGGCAGCCCCATCTGCCCTCAGCATTCTCCCAGACTGTTCAACAGATTAAAGGCAGTGGGAAGAGAGTTTCTAAGAACAAGCTCAGCCGGGAgagctccagcctgacccaCAGGGCTCATGTTTGTCCTGGAATTAGGTCAAACTCACTCCTGTTGATTTCAATCAGTCTCGTCTCCTTACGCCAAGGTGGAATTGTATCGATGAACTCTGCGAGAGCCACCCAGTGAGTTTCGCTGGGGCAGAGACTCCCTGATTCAGCACAAGACAATTACAATGTAATAACCACTGCAGGGAGGAttgagaaactgtggctgccttGCTAAGCACCGTAACATCTGATGGTGCCTTTACCCACCCCAGAACAGGAGCATGATCCAGACTGATACTCCGTTTTGGCCTGTGATGTAGATTGGCTGAGCATTGCAAGAAGATGAGAGAACTGAGTGTTTAActgaaaaacatcatttttGAAAACGTGGGTGAAATACTGTTACTGGACCCTTGTCAGAGATAATTTCAAGCTTTTGCATGGATGCAGAGTGGGCAGACCTTTGCCTGCCATTGCCCCCTACATAAGTACAGCTTCCTtgtccagctgctgtcccctgcagcaggacacgGGCTGGCTGCTGCCGGGCTGTGCAGCCACACTTGTGTCCGTCTCTCCAGCGAAGGCTTCGACTCTGTAGTCTATTTTCACAGGCAAAGCCGTGGAAGTTGGGAGTTCCCCCGTGGAGCTGCAGCCGGGAGGAAGGGCCCCGAAGCCCGGCCCCGGAGGCGGCTTTCCCGGCCGTCTTTCCCCGCCGCCCCTTCGCCTTTCCCGGTGCCGGGTGCCCGCGCTCCGCGAGCGGCGCGGAGCCCTTCCCTGACTGGCTGCAGCGAGCGCGCTGCTGAATTATTCATGAGCGCGCCGGATTAAAAAGAGAGGCGGGGCCGCGGCGCGGCTTTATCTGCATGCGACGCCCCGCCCACGCGTGTGTTTGCATAGCGGGCCCCGCCCCGGGGGCGgtcctgccccggccccgccccgccgcgccccgcccggaGGTGTCCGCGGAGCgaggccgccgccgccgccgcgcagcTGAGGGGGAgcgggcgcggagcggagcgcggccggggcggcccggccccagcccccaCAGGTGAGCGCCGCTCGCTGCGGCCGCGCGGGGAGGCGGGAGGGGCTCCGGGGAGGGGTCTCGGCGAGGGGTCCggccggcgcggccccggcagAGCTCGCCGGGGCGGTCCCCGCCATGCCCGCCCGTGCTGAGctgcgcggcggggccggcagGTGCTCGCCGGTGCCTCCGCCCCCGCGGGGGTTTACTTCGCGAGTGCCCGGGCCCTCCGCGCTGCCCGGGCCGGCCGTGTCGGGGCTACCCACACCTGAAGCCCCGGCGCACCTGGGGACGCGGCAGTGGCTCCCCGTGGAACTTGCAGCCGCGGCGCTGA from Corvus moneduloides isolate bCorMon1 chromosome 19, bCorMon1.pri, whole genome shotgun sequence harbors:
- the TSEN54 gene encoding tRNA-splicing endonuclease subunit Sen54 isoform X1, which codes for MGDRGGTGGNRGTGEKEAPRGTSDEGAGEIPGRPAVRGEAPVRGSGVATGVREDRALQSGVPRLCPRPGAPVLGLSAALPSLSAPLSPRSTAEQPEGRQAPRRPRGQKDFVPDGSARQAERLRRCCEEQWRLLSEERPERPGNLVKAEWKPEQGIVELKSPAGKFWHTMGFSERGKQCLLPEEALYLLECGSVQLFYRDLPLSVQEAYETLLCQEAMSLSHYQVFSHLKQLGYIVLRFNPSTVLSAYERQLNLESHCKSSGKHHCKRRRSSSPQLHEKKCKVSEDLPEAEGTSSKDGDDCGDSIPMDEKALSVQPKESDAGSAEGESMPVPLDTGQKHSLSFSSRQVGDHKESSTGTHAPRWDFNTITFPNVAPDQPCTHLPSPDNRLLPENVPGREVDAASWCTRINQKQEKLSRKERKQWERESRYKSSVNADQEVRRCSNWQEYKALLEQRRQQRVWKRPSHLWDQAVTPLLRPEEVTSPAALLQQISVLQPSHILDGASRLQEDPEAMKIDFNVYQADAVSKFKKTNPGKPHVRMCVRSCSRQSKEGGNAVLSSFDEQIPSLRALKQVTYLSGDVPLVFALVDHGEITFYSLKEFKLPIDVNH
- the TSEN54 gene encoding tRNA-splicing endonuclease subunit Sen54 isoform X5 translates to MEPGGSRRLSTAEQPEGRQAPRRPRGQKDFVPDGSARQAERLRRCCEEQWRLLSEERPERPGNLVKAEWKPEQGIVELKSPAGKFWHTMGFSERGKQCLLPEEALYLLECGSVQLFYRDLPLSVQEAYETLLCQEAMSLSHYQVFSHLKQLGYIVLRFNPSTVLSAYERQLNLESHCKSSGKHHCKRRRSSSPQLHEKKCKVSEDLPEAEGTSSKDGDDCGDSIPMDEKALSVQPKESDAGSAEGESMPVPLDTGQKHSLSFSSRQVGDHKESSTGTHAPRWDFNTITFPNVAPDQPCTHLPSPDNRLLPENVPGREVDAASWCTRINQKQEKLSRKERKQWERESRYKSSVNADQEVRRCSNWQEYKALLEQRRQQRVWKRPSHLWDQAVTPLLRPEEVTSPAALLQQISVLQPSHILDGASRLQEDPEAMKIDFNVYQADAVSKFKKTNPGKPHVRMCVRSCSRQSKEGGNAVLSSFDEQIPSLRALKQVTYLSGDVPLVFALVDHGEITFYSLKEFKLPIDVNH
- the TSEN54 gene encoding tRNA-splicing endonuclease subunit Sen54 isoform X4, with product MGDRGGTGGNRGTGEKEAPRGTSDEGAGEIPGRPAVRGEAPVRGSGVATGVREDRALQSGVPRLCPRPGAPVLGLSAALPSLSAPLSPRSTAEQPEGRQAPRRPRGQKDFVPDGSARQAERLRRCCEEQWRLLSEERPERPGNLVKAEWKPEQGIVELKSPAGKFWHTMGFSERGKQCLLPEEALYLLECGSVQLFYRDLPLSVQEAYETLLCQEAMSLSHYQVFSHLKQLGYIVLRFNPSTVLSAYERQLNLESHCKSSGKHHCKRRRSSSPQLHEKKCKVSEDLPEAEGTSSKDGDDCGDSIPMDEKALSVQPKESDAGSAEGESMPVPLDTGQKHSLSFSSRQVGDHKESSTGTHAPRWDFNTITFPNVAPDQPCTHLPSPDNRLLPENVPGREVDAASWCTRINQKQEKLSRKERKQWERESRYKSSVNADQEVRRCSNWQEYKALLEQRRQQRVWKRPSHLWDQAVTPLLRPEEVTSPAALLQQISVLQPSHILDGASRFDEQIPSLRALKQVTYLSGDVPLVFALVDHGEITFYSLKEFKLPIDVNH
- the TSEN54 gene encoding tRNA-splicing endonuclease subunit Sen54 isoform X3 — encoded protein: MGDRGGTGGNRGTGEKEAPRGTSDEGAGEIPGRPAVRGEAPVRGSGVATGVREDRALQSGVPRLCPRPGAPVLGLSAALPSLSAPLSPRSTAEQPEGRQAPRRPRGQKDFVPDGSARQAERLRRCCEEQWRLLSEERPERPGNLVKAEWKPEQGIVELKSPAGKFWHTMGFSERGKQCLLPEEALYLLECGSVQLFYRDLPLSVQEAYETLLCQEAMSLSHYQVFSHLKQLGYIVLRFNPSTVLSAYERQLNLESHCKSSGKHHCKRRRSSSPQLHEKKCKVSEDLPEAEGTSSKDGDDCGDSIPMDEKALSVQPKESDAGSAEGESMPVPLDTGQKHSLSFSSRQVGDHKESSTGTHAPRWDFNTITFPNVAPDQPCTHLPSPDNRLLPENVPGREVDAASWCTRINQKQEKLSRKERKQWERESRYKSSVNADQEVRRCSNWQEYKALLEQRRQQRVWKRPSHLWDQAVTPLLRPEEVTSPAALLQQISVLQPSHILDGASRLQEDPEAMKIDFNVYQADAVSKFKKTNPGKPHVRMCVRSCSRQSKEGGNAVLSRYVMSQ
- the TSEN54 gene encoding tRNA-splicing endonuclease subunit Sen54 isoform X2, with product MGDRGGTGGNRGTGEKEAPRGTSDEGAGEIPGRPAVRGEAPVRGSGVATGVREDRALQSGVPRLCPRPGAPVLGLSAALPSLSAPLSPRSTAEQPEGRQAPRRPRGQKDFVPDGSARQAERLRRCCEEQWRLLSEERPERPGNLVKAEWKPEQGIVELKSPAGKFWHTMGFSERGKQCLLPEEALYLLECGSVQLFYRDLPLSVQEAYETLLCQEAMSLSHYQVFSHLKQLGYIVLRFNPSTVLSAYERQLNLESHCKSSGKHHCKRRRSSSPQLHEKKCKVSEDLPEAEGTSSKDGDDCGDSIPMDEKALSVQPKESDAGSAEGESMPVPLDTGQKHSLSFSSRQVGDHKESSTGTHAPRWDFNTITFPNVAPDQPCTHLPSPDNRLLPENVPGREVDAASWCTRINQKQEKLSRKERKQWERESRYKSSVNADQEVRRCSNWQEYKALLEQRRQQRVWKRPSHLWDQAVTPLLRPEEVTSPAALLQQISVLQPSHILDGASRLQEDPEAMKIDFNVYQADAVSKFKKTNPGKPHVRMCVRSFDEQIPSLRALKQVTYLSGDVPLVFALVDHGEITFYSLKEFKLPIDVNH